The sequence below is a genomic window from Sphingobacterium sp. ML3W.
GGTGGTCATGGTGATACTACGATGATACCACTGATAAAACATGCGACTTGGAATAGCATAGCTGTGAGTGATTTTTTAACTGAAGCGGAACAAGATGAGGTCGTACAGAAAACCATGGTTGGCGGCGCAACATTAACATCCCTAATCGGTACATCAGCTTGGTATGCACCCGGAGCAGCCACTGCTGCTGTCGTGGAAAGCATTGTTAGAAACCAAAACAAACTGTTTACAGCAAGTGTGCTTTTGGAAGGAGAATTTGGTTTATCAGATATCACATTAGGCGTTCCAGTCATCATAAATAAAAATGGTTGGAATAAAATTGTACCTTTGAATCTATCTGAAGAGGAAAAGCAAAAGTTACATAAAAGTGCCGATGCTGTCCGGAATATGAATAATGTACTAAAAGAAATTAACGTTTTATAAAAAATAATATGCAACTCTTTATAAAAAATATGGTCTGCAATAGATGTAAAATGGCTGTAGGAAATATATTTAAAGAGTTGCATATCTCCTATCATGACCTACAATTAGGTGTAGTTACACTTGATTCGGATTTAAATTCAGAACAAAGGACTCAACTGCAGGAAAACCTTCATACTATCGGATTTGAATTAATCGACGATAAAAACACCCGTATTATTGAGAAAATAAAATTGTTGATTATCGACTATACTCGCCAACCTTATGATTTTTTAAATAAAAACCTTTCCGAGATATTGAGCAGTAACTTAAACGTTGAATACAGCTCTTTAAGCGCGCTCTTTTCTTCTGTCACCAGTATTAGTATCGAAAAATATGCGATAATTCAAAAAATAGAATATATTAAAGAATTATTGATATACGACGAACTTTCTTTAGCTGAGATAGCTGAAAAACTTAACTATTCGAGTACTGCCTACCTGAGCAATCAATTCAAAAAAAATACAGGTTTGACTCCTACTCAATTTAAGAATCTAAGCGACCCTACAGCCTTGCGCCAAACCCTTGACCAAGTAAAATGATTAATAAATAAATCGAGTTTCTCCTTTCAGAAAGAACATATTTTCTCTATGTTTGAAGCATGTCGATCATACCACTACAACTTTTACAATTACAGGAACAAGGCACTCATATCTTAGTTGAAGTCATGTTGTTTGATACGGTTCATCTGATGGTGTTGGATACAGGGGCTTCAAAAACAGTTTTTGATAAAAACC
It includes:
- a CDS encoding helix-turn-helix domain-containing protein, with the protein product MAVGNIFKELHISYHDLQLGVVTLDSDLNSEQRTQLQENLHTIGFELIDDKNTRIIEKIKLLIIDYTRQPYDFLNKNLSEILSSNLNVEYSSLSALFSSVTSISIEKYAIIQKIEYIKELLIYDELSLAEIAEKLNYSSTAYLSNQFKKNTGLTPTQFKNLSDPTALRQTLDQVK